In Gemmatimonadota bacterium, a genomic segment contains:
- a CDS encoding sigma-70 family RNA polymerase sigma factor, translating to MVDVMIGAAKAQSGSRARPIRELDDSGLVAAFLGGETRCFGELVERYHQRLLNFIYRTIGDRDRAEDLVQETFIRVYRHLHRFDQSKKFSTWVYTIAGNLAKNELRNRSRNPLVLFQTIRKNWESDHRPLEWEDNTYRPDDLYRKRHLKEIVEKAVARLPEHHRVVFVLREMQGKTYEEISEITGVNLGTVKSRLNRARNNFAQIIAPMLG from the coding sequence ATGGTTGATGTGATGATTGGCGCGGCCAAGGCCCAAAGCGGCTCTCGAGCGCGGCCCATTCGGGAGCTCGATGACAGTGGCCTGGTGGCCGCGTTCCTGGGCGGCGAGACGCGCTGCTTCGGCGAGCTGGTAGAGCGCTACCACCAGCGGCTGCTGAATTTCATTTACCGCACGATCGGCGACCGGGACCGGGCGGAGGACCTGGTGCAGGAGACGTTCATCCGCGTCTACCGGCATCTGCACCGCTTCGACCAGTCCAAGAAGTTCTCGACCTGGGTGTACACGATCGCCGGCAACCTGGCGAAGAACGAGCTGCGCAACCGGTCGCGCAACCCGCTGGTGCTGTTCCAGACGATCCGCAAGAATTGGGAGTCGGACCACCGTCCCCTCGAGTGGGAGGACAACACCTACCGCCCCGATGATCTCTACCGCAAGCGCCATCTGAAGGAGATCGTCGAGAAGGCCGTTGCCCGGCTGCCGGAACATCATCGCGTGGTCTTCGTGCTCCGGGAGATGCAGGGCAAGACGTACGAGGAGATCTCTGAGATCACGGGCGTGAACCTGGGTACGGTGAAGAGCCGGCTGAACCGC